The region AAAGCGCACGAGGGGATAGACCGCCGCGCCCGCCAGGGCAATCAGCCCGGTGCCGAGCACCCAATCGAGAAACCCGCGGCGGGTGACGGGCGCGTCCGGGGTTTGTTCGACGATCTGATCCGTGCCGCGGTTCACTTCGCCTGCGCCTTCGGCTTGTGTTCATGGATGCCGGCGGCCAGCGCCTTGGCGTAATCGAAGCCCTTGAACTGCGGGCTGCGCGCGTTGTGGCAGCGCACACAGGTGGCCTCGGTGACGGGCAGCAGCCCCGCCGCGCTCGCCAGCGCCGGATCCTTCATGGTCTTCATGTTCTTGTAGGCCGAGCCGGGGCCGTGGCAGGCCTCGCAACCGACGTCGACGATGGCCGAATCCGATTTGGTCTTGCCGACCATGTGGCACTCGGCGCACTCGGGTTTGGCCTGCTCTTCCGGCTTGAGCGCGGCCCAGGCGTTGGCGTGCTTGGTCTTGGCCCAGGAGTCATACTGGAACTTGTGGCACATCTTGCAGCTGTTGGTGCCCACGTAGGAATTGTGCGTTTCGGCCCACTTGAGCGTGTCGGACTTGCCGGGGGGATCGCCGGCCTGGGCGAACGTGGCGGATGCCAGCAACAAAGCGACGACGAGCAGAACACTCCGCATTGCGAAACGCATACAATTCCTCCCGGCGCCATCAAAGTGCGCCTGTTAGGGTTGTGGCCCTCGCCTGAGGGCATGCCAGCACGGTGTCAATTGGCGAATAGATACCGCTTTCGGCATCTATCCTTTGATACGGTCAACCAAAACGAATTCTGAAGAGAATGGTCAAGCGCAAATGCGGCGGGATTGTCAAAAATCACTATCGGGACTATTTTTGTCCGTATTGACACGCGCCGCTCAGCCGGCGTGGAGGAAGCGGGTCCGTTGTCCGAAGCGACGCGCCCATTCATTCCACAGGGGCGCGAGGGCCGCGCGCGGGTGGGCGGCCAGCTCGAAGGCGGCGGCGCGCGCCGGCTCGATCAGGGCGGCGTCTTTGAGCAGGTGCGCGACTTTCAGTTCGGGGATGCCATGCTGCTTGGTGCCGAGGAATTCGCCCGGGCCGCGCAGACGCAGATCGACTTCGGCAATCTCGAAGCCATCGTCGGTGCGGCACATCGTCTCGAGACGTTCGGCGGCGACGGCGGTGGGTCGTCCCCCGAGCATGAGCACGCACACCGACTGCCCGGGGCCGCGCCCGATGCGTCCGCGCAGTTGATGCAATTGCGAGAGGCCGAAGCGCTCGGCGTTTTCGATGATCATCAGCCGGGCATCGGGGGCATCGACGCCGACTTCGATCACGGTGGTGGCGACGAGGATGTGAAGGCGCCCGCCATAGAATTCGGCCATCACCGCGGCGCGCTCCTCCGGCGGGGTGCGTCCGGTGACCAGCCCCAGCCGCCGGTCGGGGAAACGCGCGCAGAGGTCAGCGTAGGCGTCATTGGCCGCCTTGAGGTCCATCTTCTCCGAGGATTCGACGAGCGGGTAGACGATGTAGACCAGGTTGCCCTTGGCGGTGGTGTCGCGGATGTACTCATAGATCTTGTCGCGTGCCTCCTCGGTGCGCCAGACGGTCTTGATGGTGCCCTTCTGCGGCGGTTTCTCATTGAGGACCGAGACATCGAGATCGCCATAGATGGTCATCGCCAGGGTGCGCGGGATCGGGGTGGCGGTCATGACCAGCAGGTCGGGACGGCGCCCCTTGGCCACCAGCGCCTCGCGCTGGGCGACGCCGAAGCGGTGCTGTTCATCGATGACGACCATGCCCAGATCGGCGAAAGCGACCTTGCCGGTCAGCAGGGCATGGGTGCCGACGATCAGGCGCGCCTCCCCGTTGGCGATGGCGGCCTGCGCGGCGCGTTTGGGCTTGGCGCGCAGCGAGCCGGTCAAAAGCGTGGGGACAATGCCGGCGGGTTTGAACAGGCGCAACAGATTGTGGTGGTGCTGTTCGGCGAGGATTTCGGTGGGGACCAGAAGCGCCGCCTGGGCGCCGTCCTCGATCCAGCGCGACATCGCCAGCGCGGCGACGATGGTCTTGCCCGAGCCGACATCGCCCTGCAACAGGCGGCGCATGGCGCGTGGCGCGCGGAGGTCGGCGGCGATTTCATCGGTGACTCGGCGCTGGGCGGCGGTCAGCGGCCACGGGAGATGATTGATGATCTTGCTGGCCAGGCGACCGGCGGCGGCGCAGGCGCGGCCATCGTGGCGGGCATCGATGGTGGCGCGGCGGTCGGCCATCGCCATTTCGAGGAAGAGCAGCTCATCGAAGGCCAGACGACGGCGGGCGGCCTCGGCGCGGTCGAGCGAATCGGGGAAGTGAGCCTGGGCAAGCGCCTCGGGCAAGGGCAACAGCCCATGGCGTTGACGCACGCTGTCGGGCAGATAGTCTGCAAGTGCCGCCACCGGACCATCGAGCAAGGGCTTGATGATCCGACGCAGACTGCGTGAGGCCAGCCCGACTTTCAGCCAGGGTTCGCCACCGGCATAGACCGGGATGATCCGTCCGGTGTGAGTCAGATCGTCGGCGTCGACATCCTCGAGGAATTCCAATTCGGGATGGAGAATCTGGGTGTTCTCGAAATACTGCCCGACTTCGCCGGAGGCGGCCAGCACCACCCCCTTTTTCACCACTTCCTGCAGCCAGCGCCAGCCGGCAAACCAGAGCAGGGCGATCCGTCCGGTGCCATCGGCGAGGATGGCCTCAAAGCGCTTTTTGCGTCCGGGGAGAACACCGGCGGCGATAATCCTGCCCATGACCGTGACGGTGGTGCCGGGGAGGACATCGCGGATGGCAGCGATATTGGAGCGGTCGAGGTAACGGCGCGGCAGGTGCAGGAGCAGATCGGCGACGGTGTCGATGCCCTGCGTGTGCAGGAATCGGGCGCGGACGGGGCCGACGCCCTTGACGTAGGTGACCTCGGAGGTCCAGAAGTCGGATGGGGTGCGACGCTCCGGCATCGCGGGAAGGATAGAGGGCCGGGGCGCGTTGGGGTATCACAAATGGTGGGGGGCGGAGTCTCGCTTGCGCAGGGGCGACGGAGAGGGGGCGGGTTGCATGGGACCAAAGCGGAGGGTGCCCTTCGCATTCGCTCAGGACAAGCAAAGAGCGCACCCACCCGACCTGGGACGACAGCTCAGCGCCCCGGCGGAATCAGCGCGACGCAGATCCGGGTGGCGAAGGCGGCGTGCAACCAGAGGCGGCGCAGCGATTGGTACGAATCGGCGAGGGCGTCCAGCTCGCCGCGGGTGGTCGACATCGGGGCGGCGCCGGCGAAGCAGGACGCGGACGGCTGGGTGAAGACCGGCGCATCGAGGGTGCCCGACCGAATGCAGGCGGCCAGATCGTAGTCAAGGGACTGACCCTCGGGATAATAGAGCGCGTAGCCGGAATCGCTGACATCGCCCTCGCCATCGACGATGAGACTGATGCGCAGACCCCAGTTGACGGCCGGGGCGCTGGCGATTTCGACTTCCAGACGGCGTGCGCCTTCGGCGGCGAAGGGGAATTCGTAGACGGCCTGCATTTCATCACTCAGCAGGAAACGGATTCCGAGCGCCTCTTCCTCATCGATGTTTCCCAGATAGATGAGCGACCGATCGCTTTCCGGGTCGCGCAGCGTGCCGGTCAGATTCGCCGACTGCGAGGCGAGGGTGGTCGAGGAGATGATCGCCGAATCGGCGTAGACCTGGACTTCGGTGACGGGGCCGAGGAGGTCGGCGCAGGTGATGTCGATGTAGCCGATCATCTGGCCTGTCTGGGGAAGGCCGTTGTTGCCGAGCTGGTAGAGCTGGAAACGGGCAGTGTAGTTTGGCACGGCCGGATCGACAGCGCCGACATAGACATCGCCGTTGAAGGTGTAGGTCTGGCCGCCGGTGCCTTCGGGCAGACACGGAACCGGGGCGGCGGCGAAGGGGACCGGAACCAATCCCAGCGCGGCGGCGATATCCGGCAGCATGGTGGCGGCGCTGGCATAGATGGCGGCATGGGCATCGAGGAAATCATCCTCGGCGGCGGCCAGGGTTTCGGTCATCTCCGCGAAGATGCCGGGATCGGTCCGAGAACTGGTGCCATCATCGCCGCAGGAGAGGAAGAGCGCGGCGGCGAGAATCGGGAGGAGTCGGCGGGGCATGGGGGTTCCTTTCGTTGGGAGAAAGATAGGGCCGGGGTCGGCGTGGAGCGTGGGAATAATTGGGGCCGCGTGGTTGCGCGGGAGTCTCGGCCCCCGCCGGGCGGGTGGGAGGCACGGGTGGACATGCGACGGGCGGGTGACTGCGTGGTCACCCGCCCGGGCATTCTCACGGAGAGATTTACTGATCCTGCTCAGAGACGGGCGCAGGCTCGGACTTGCTTAAGTGTTTGCGAACGAAGGCCGGGACATCGAGGTTGTCGGCCTCGTTGCCGTTGCCGGGTTGGGCGAGGATGTCATGCTCGCCGAGATTGAGACTGGTCAGGCGGTTGTGCACCGGGATTTCGGGCACAAACATGTCGAGGGCGTTGCCGACGACGCGCACGCTCTTGCGTCCGGCGGGCATGGTGAATTCCGGCTCCTCGGCCAAGGCGATCTGCGGCTTGCCGGGACGGGCGCCGCCGAAGCCGGTGGCGATCACGGTGACGCGGATTTCATCGCCCAATTCATGGTTGATCACGGCGCCGAAGATGATGTTGGCGTCATCGCCGGCGGCGTCGCGGATGATCGAGGAGGCCTCGTTGACGTCATGCAGGGCCAGATCGGGACCGCCGGTGATGTTGACCAGCACGCCGCGCGCGCCAGAGATCGAGACATCCTCCAGAAGCGGCGAGAAGATGGCCGAGCGGGCGGCGATGGCGGCCTTGCCCTCGCCGTCGGCCTTGCCGGTGCCCATGATGGCATCGCCCATGCCATACATCACGGTGCGGACATCGGCGAAGTCGCAGTTGATCAGGCCGGGGATGGTGATCAGATCGGCAATGCCTTTGGTCGCCTGATGCAGGGTCTCGTCGCAGATGTTGAAGGCATCGGTCAGGCGGGTCAGTTTGTCGACCACGGCCAGGAGGCGCTGGTTGGGAATGCAGATGAGCGTGTCGACCTTCTGCTTGAGTTCGTAGATGCCATCATCGGCGCGGTCGGCGCGCTTGCGTCCCTCGAACTCGAAGGGCTTGGTCACCACCGCCACGGTGAGCGCGCCCTGCTGCTTGGCCAATTCGGCGACGACCGGGGCGGCGCCGGTGCCGGTGCCGCCGCCCATGCCGGCGGTGACGAAGACCATGTCGGCCCCGGCGAGGGCGTGCATGACCAGGTCGCGGTCTTCCTCGATGGCGCGGCGTCCGACGTTGGGATCGGCGCCGGCGCCGAGGCCGCGCGTGACTTTTTCCCCGATCTGAATACGGACCGGCGCTTTGGATTTTTCGAGGTCCTGGGAATCGGTGTTGATGGCGAGAAATTCGACGCCGGTCAGCCCGGCGGCGATCATGCGATTGACAGCGTTGCCGCCGGCGCCGCCCACGCCAACGACCTTGATTTTCGCTGCCGAGTCCGCGTCGGACGCGAATTCGAACGTCATCCTGCCCCCTGTTTTTCCTCAGGTTCCCTGCGAACCTGTCTGCCCGATTAGGATAAAGACTCTGAAAACACCGTCAAGACAAAAATGGCTCCGATGGGTCCCAAGCGACCTATATCAGTTGCGACAGCACATTCGACAGTTTGCCGGTCAGGCGGCGCACCCCGCTGCGCGTGGCGACCGAGGGACGCCAGGTACGCGCGGCATGGCGGACCAAGCCGATCACGCCGACATCGGCCGGGCTGGACATCATGTCGGACAGCCCCAGCAGATTCTGGGGACGTCCCAGACGCACCGGCAGATTGAAGACCCGTTCGGCCAGTTCACAGGCGCCGGGAATGCAGGCGCCGCCGCCGGTCAGGACGATGCCGGAGGCCAGCAGTTCGGTGGTCGGGGCCTTTTGGATCTCGCGCGACGCCAGTTGGAAGATTTCTTCGAGACGCGGAGCGATGATGGCGCCGATCACCCGCCGGGTGACGGCCCGTTCGGGCTGATCGCCGACACCGGGCACAGACACCACGGCCTCCCAGTCGACATTGACGCACATGCCATCGACGCAGGCCTCGGTCTTAATCACCTCGGCAGCATCGACCGGGGTGCGCAGACCGATGGCCAGATCGTTGGTGACATGACGGCCGCCGACCGGCACGGTTCCAGTATGACGGACGGCGTTGTCGGCATAGACGGCCACACCAGTAATGCCGGAGCCGACATCGACGATGGCGATGCCCATCTCACGTTCGCGCTCGGTGATGGTGGCTTCAGCGGCGGCCAACGATGTCAGAGTGAGCGATTCAATTGTATAGCCGGCCTGCTGGACACAAGTGTGGATGTTGCCGACCGACAAGGCGCTACCGGTCACAATATGAACCGCCACTTCAAGGCGGGCGCCCATCATCCCCACCGGGTCTTTGATCCCGCCCTGGTCATCGACGATGAACTCCTGCGGTAGGACATGCAGGACTTCTCGGTCGGGAGGCACCGGGATGGCGCGCGCGGCCTGGAGGACCCGTTCGACATCCTCCGGCTCAATCGGCCCGCCGCGGCGGGAGACCGCCACCACACCACGCGAGTTGACGCTGCGGATGTGGCCCCCACCGATGTTGACGTGCAGGGGCGGCATCTCGCCGCCGGCCATGCCTTCGGCTTCGGAGACGGCGCGGCGGATGGCCTCGGTGGTGCGTTCCAAATCGACAATCACGCCATTCTTCAGGCCATAGGAAGGGGCGCGTCCGACCCCCACGACCTTCACATTCTCGCCATCGATCATTTCGGCGATGATCGCGGTGACCTCGGAGTGCCCGATGTCGAGTGCGGCGTAAACCGGGATCTCGCTTTTCATGCGCGTCCTTTCGCTTGTCTATCCATCCTCTTCCTCATCTATCTGACCGGTTCGGGACGCCCCTTCGCCTTCCCCTGGCGTTTGGATGGG is a window of bacterium DNA encoding:
- a CDS encoding multiheme c-type cytochrome — translated: MRFAMRSVLLVVALLLASATFAQAGDPPGKSDTLKWAETHNSYVGTNSCKMCHKFQYDSWAKTKHANAWAALKPEEQAKPECAECHMVGKTKSDSAIVDVGCEACHGPGSAYKNMKTMKDPALASAAGLLPVTEATCVRCHNARSPQFKGFDYAKALAAGIHEHKPKAQAK
- the recG gene encoding ATP-dependent DNA helicase RecG is translated as MPERRTPSDFWTSEVTYVKGVGPVRARFLHTQGIDTVADLLLHLPRRYLDRSNIAAIRDVLPGTTVTVMGRIIAAGVLPGRKKRFEAILADGTGRIALLWFAGWRWLQEVVKKGVVLAASGEVGQYFENTQILHPELEFLEDVDADDLTHTGRIIPVYAGGEPWLKVGLASRSLRRIIKPLLDGPVAALADYLPDSVRQRHGLLPLPEALAQAHFPDSLDRAEAARRRLAFDELLFLEMAMADRRATIDARHDGRACAAAGRLASKIINHLPWPLTAAQRRVTDEIAADLRAPRAMRRLLQGDVGSGKTIVAALAMSRWIEDGAQAALLVPTEILAEQHHHNLLRLFKPAGIVPTLLTGSLRAKPKRAAQAAIANGEARLIVGTHALLTGKVAFADLGMVVIDEQHRFGVAQREALVAKGRRPDLLVMTATPIPRTLAMTIYGDLDVSVLNEKPPQKGTIKTVWRTEEARDKIYEYIRDTTAKGNLVYIVYPLVESSEKMDLKAANDAYADLCARFPDRRLGLVTGRTPPEERAAVMAEFYGGRLHILVATTVIEVGVDAPDARLMIIENAERFGLSQLHQLRGRIGRGPGQSVCVLMLGGRPTAVAAERLETMCRTDDGFEIAEVDLRLRGPGEFLGTKQHGIPELKVAHLLKDAALIEPARAAAFELAAHPRAALAPLWNEWARRFGQRTRFLHAG
- the ftsZ gene encoding cell division protein FtsZ, yielding MTFEFASDADSAAKIKVVGVGGAGGNAVNRMIAAGLTGVEFLAINTDSQDLEKSKAPVRIQIGEKVTRGLGAGADPNVGRRAIEEDRDLVMHALAGADMVFVTAGMGGGTGTGAAPVVAELAKQQGALTVAVVTKPFEFEGRKRADRADDGIYELKQKVDTLICIPNQRLLAVVDKLTRLTDAFNICDETLHQATKGIADLITIPGLINCDFADVRTVMYGMGDAIMGTGKADGEGKAAIAARSAIFSPLLEDVSISGARGVLVNITGGPDLALHDVNEASSIIRDAAGDDANIIFGAVINHELGDEIRVTVIATGFGGARPGKPQIALAEEPEFTMPAGRKSVRVVGNALDMFVPEIPVHNRLTSLNLGEHDILAQPGNGNEADNLDVPAFVRKHLSKSEPAPVSEQDQ
- the ftsA gene encoding cell division protein FtsA, with the translated sequence MKSEIPVYAALDIGHSEVTAIIAEMIDGENVKVVGVGRAPSYGLKNGVIVDLERTTEAIRRAVSEAEGMAGGEMPPLHVNIGGGHIRSVNSRGVVAVSRRGGPIEPEDVERVLQAARAIPVPPDREVLHVLPQEFIVDDQGGIKDPVGMMGARLEVAVHIVTGSALSVGNIHTCVQQAGYTIESLTLTSLAAAEATITEREREMGIAIVDVGSGITGVAVYADNAVRHTGTVPVGGRHVTNDLAIGLRTPVDAAEVIKTEACVDGMCVNVDWEAVVSVPGVGDQPERAVTRRVIGAIIAPRLEEIFQLASREIQKAPTTELLASGIVLTGGGACIPGACELAERVFNLPVRLGRPQNLLGLSDMMSSPADVGVIGLVRHAARTWRPSVATRSGVRRLTGKLSNVLSQLI